A portion of the Burkholderia sp. GAS332 genome contains these proteins:
- a CDS encoding Glycine/D-amino acid oxidase: MKLDSYWLDTAPPLVSACEGPVDGQTDVVVIGGGFTGLSAAQALGKRGAAVTVLDAGRIGGGASGRNGGQVNTGVAQDFVALVAQLGVERASACYRAFSDAVDTVERLIREENIDCNYSATGKLKLASKPHHLAHLEKTAALIRREVDTDIELIGRERIRSEIQSDSFYGGLLQRHGGQMHMGKFTVGLAEAAVRRGAKLYENAAVTAIAKDGSGFKVTTARGEVRAKQVLIATGPSRHGPFGWYRRRLAPVGSFIVVTEPLAPELLAQVFPNRRAYTTTRLMHNYFRVTPDSRLLFGGRARFTASERPSDAKSGRILQQGLAAMFPMLANARIDYCWGGLVDMTADRLPHAGQHDGIYFSLGYSGHGTQMSTHMGQVMADVMDGHEERNPWRESEWPAIPGHTGKPWFLPLVGTYYRIKDIFY, encoded by the coding sequence ATGAAGCTCGATTCCTATTGGCTCGACACCGCACCGCCGCTCGTTTCGGCGTGTGAAGGTCCGGTCGACGGCCAGACCGATGTCGTCGTGATCGGCGGCGGCTTCACCGGGCTGTCGGCGGCGCAGGCGCTGGGCAAGCGCGGCGCCGCGGTGACGGTGCTCGACGCGGGGCGCATCGGCGGCGGCGCGTCCGGGCGCAACGGCGGGCAGGTCAATACCGGCGTCGCGCAGGACTTCGTCGCGCTGGTTGCGCAACTCGGTGTGGAGCGGGCCAGTGCCTGCTACCGCGCGTTCTCGGATGCGGTCGACACGGTCGAGCGTCTGATTCGCGAGGAAAACATCGACTGCAATTACAGCGCGACCGGCAAGCTGAAGCTGGCGTCGAAACCGCATCACCTGGCGCACCTGGAGAAGACCGCGGCGTTGATCCGGCGTGAAGTCGATACGGATATCGAATTAATCGGACGTGAGCGGATTCGCAGCGAAATCCAGTCGGACAGTTTTTACGGTGGCTTGCTGCAACGGCACGGCGGCCAGATGCATATGGGCAAGTTCACGGTCGGACTCGCCGAGGCCGCGGTTCGTCGCGGCGCGAAGCTCTATGAAAACGCGGCGGTCACCGCGATCGCGAAAGACGGCAGTGGCTTCAAGGTCACCACCGCACGCGGCGAAGTGCGCGCGAAGCAGGTGCTGATCGCCACCGGTCCGTCGCGGCATGGTCCGTTCGGCTGGTACCGGCGGCGGCTTGCGCCGGTGGGGTCGTTCATCGTCGTGACGGAACCGCTGGCGCCGGAACTGCTGGCGCAAGTGTTTCCGAACCGCCGCGCGTACACCACCACGCGCCTGATGCACAACTACTTCCGCGTGACGCCCGATTCACGTTTGCTGTTCGGTGGCCGCGCGCGCTTCACGGCCTCCGAGCGGCCGTCGGACGCGAAGAGCGGGAGGATTTTGCAGCAAGGTCTCGCCGCGATGTTCCCGATGCTGGCCAACGCGCGTATCGACTATTGCTGGGGCGGCCTGGTGGACATGACCGCCGACCGCCTGCCGCATGCCGGGCAACACGATGGGATTTACTTCTCGCTGGGTTACAGCGGCCACGGCACGCAGATGTCGACGCACATGGGTCAGGTGATGGCCGACGTGATGGACGGCCACGAAGAGCGCAATCCGTGGCGCGAGTCCGAGTGGCCCGCGATTCCGGGCCACACCGGCAAACCCTGGTTCCTGCCGCTGGTGGGGACGTACTACCGCATCAAAGACATCTTCTATTGA
- a CDS encoding Predicted N-acetyltransferase YhbS, giving the protein MSDSITYRRFTHDDIAAAHALTVELKWPHRADDWRFVALLGVGFVAEDASGVIGTALCWKFGADRASLGMVIVSPAQQGRGIGRRLMDLVLEALDGRVTFLHATAAGQPLYEKLGFRAVGTLDQHQGAAFQPPLVSLPPGERLRPLGSSDTARLVELASQASGLDRGEVLPALLSAADGIALDRDGELIGFALFRRFGRGFAIGPVVAPASEDLSRAKALISHWLALNEGVFVRIDTPGESGLTEWLTQLGLPRVDTVVKMVRHATPVDLAGSGGTNGTSTGGDTRIAAGKNAPYLQYGIINQAIC; this is encoded by the coding sequence GTGTCCGATTCGATTACCTACAGACGCTTCACCCACGACGACATCGCCGCCGCGCACGCGCTGACGGTCGAGCTCAAATGGCCGCATCGCGCGGACGACTGGAGATTCGTGGCGCTTCTGGGCGTGGGTTTCGTCGCGGAAGATGCGAGCGGCGTGATCGGTACGGCGTTGTGCTGGAAATTCGGCGCCGACCGGGCCTCGCTCGGAATGGTGATCGTGTCCCCCGCGCAGCAAGGGCGCGGCATCGGCAGGAGGTTGATGGATCTGGTGCTGGAAGCACTCGATGGCCGAGTCACGTTTCTGCACGCCACCGCCGCCGGTCAGCCTTTGTATGAGAAGCTTGGCTTTCGGGCAGTCGGCACGCTCGACCAGCATCAGGGCGCGGCGTTCCAGCCGCCCCTCGTTTCCTTGCCGCCGGGGGAACGCCTGCGCCCGCTCGGTTCGAGCGATACGGCACGGCTGGTCGAACTGGCGTCACAGGCAAGCGGCCTGGACCGCGGCGAAGTCTTACCCGCACTATTGAGCGCCGCCGACGGCATCGCGCTCGATCGAGACGGCGAGTTGATCGGCTTCGCCCTGTTTCGCCGCTTCGGGCGCGGCTTTGCGATTGGACCGGTCGTCGCGCCCGCCTCGGAGGACTTGAGCCGCGCCAAGGCGTTGATCAGCCACTGGCTGGCGCTCAACGAAGGCGTGTTCGTGCGTATCGACACGCCGGGCGAGAGCGGGCTGACCGAATGGCTGACGCAGTTGGGGCTGCCGCGCGTGGATACGGTCGTCAAAATGGTTCGGCATGCCACGCCGGTTGATCTCGCGGGCAGCGGCGGTACAAACGGTACAAGCACCGGTGGCGATACCCGCATCGCCGCCGGCAAGAACGCGCCCTATCTGCAATACGGCATCATCAACCAGGCGATCTGCTGA
- a CDS encoding 2-haloacid dehalogenase, producing the protein MIEFEPKYITFDCYGTLTKFRMADMTREMFGHLLNAEDLEKLIAFYAGYRRDEVLGAWKPYRDVVVNALRRACKRMNVAFDEKEAEKIYLAVPTWGPHPDVPEGVSRLAKKYKLVILSNASNNQIQSNVDKLGAPFHAVFTAEQAQSYKPRMQGFEYMFDQLNCNPEDVLHVSSSLRYDLMTAHDMGIKHKAFVKRGHEPSTPYYQYYEVNDIPHLAAELGL; encoded by the coding sequence ATGATCGAATTCGAACCGAAATACATCACCTTCGACTGCTACGGCACGCTCACGAAGTTCCGTATGGCCGACATGACCCGCGAAATGTTCGGCCACCTGCTGAACGCCGAAGATCTGGAAAAGCTCATCGCGTTCTACGCGGGCTATCGCCGCGACGAAGTGCTTGGCGCCTGGAAGCCGTATCGCGACGTGGTGGTCAACGCATTGCGCCGCGCCTGCAAACGCATGAACGTCGCGTTCGATGAAAAGGAAGCCGAGAAGATCTACCTCGCCGTGCCGACCTGGGGTCCGCATCCGGACGTGCCGGAAGGCGTTTCGCGTCTGGCGAAGAAGTACAAGCTGGTGATTCTGTCGAACGCGTCGAACAACCAGATCCAGAGCAACGTCGACAAGCTCGGCGCGCCGTTCCACGCGGTCTTCACCGCCGAGCAGGCGCAGTCGTACAAGCCCCGCATGCAAGGCTTCGAATACATGTTCGACCAGTTGAACTGCAATCCGGAAGACGTGCTACACGTGTCGTCGAGCCTGCGTTACGACCTGATGACCGCACACGACATGGGCATCAAGCACAAGGCCTTCGTCAAGCGCGGCCACGAACCGTCGACGCCGTACTACCAGTACTACGAAGTCAACGACATTCCGCATCTGGCCGCGGAACTCGGCCTGTAA
- a CDS encoding aldehyde dehydrogenase (NAD+), giving the protein MDSFNPDDVAVRSGHFIGGEYVDADVHSGERRIEVARPSDGVIYASVPLADAEMVDRAVENAWQAFRTSGWGRMAPRERAKILRRFAELVEADAPFLGRLEALGSTRPIAQAIGWDVPFTAEGIRFYAEFADKLGGDVAATDHDHLGMTIAEPYGVIGAIAPWNFPLVMASWKIAPALAAGNAVVLKPSEMTPFSVLRLAELAVQAGVPAGIFNVVQGDGRVTGDELVRHPKISKVTFTGSTRTGAAIMAACAHSGTKPVTLELGGKSPQIVFADAPRLDDVARRIAGAITGNAGQVCIAGSRLLVERSLAEPLAERIGKVFAELKPGATWAAGTTLSPIISAPQVARIEGIVGRTLEAGATLRYGGVRADGGAASAAGGAFYTPTLLTDVTAHSEAVREEVFGPVLTLQTFDTEEEALALAQHPEYGLAAGVHTADLGRALRLVRGLEAGTVWVNRYGRSSDFMIPTGGYKRSGIGKDLGRQAYEANLRFKSVLIDLRA; this is encoded by the coding sequence ATGGACAGCTTTAATCCGGACGACGTTGCGGTTCGCAGCGGGCATTTCATCGGCGGCGAGTATGTGGACGCCGACGTGCACAGCGGCGAGCGCCGCATCGAGGTGGCGCGCCCCTCGGACGGCGTGATCTACGCCTCGGTGCCGCTCGCCGACGCCGAAATGGTCGACCGCGCGGTGGAGAACGCGTGGCAGGCTTTCAGAACGAGTGGCTGGGGGCGCATGGCGCCGCGTGAGCGCGCGAAGATCCTGCGCCGCTTCGCCGAGCTGGTCGAAGCCGATGCGCCGTTTTTAGGCCGGCTGGAAGCGCTCGGTTCGACCCGGCCGATTGCTCAGGCAATTGGCTGGGATGTGCCGTTCACCGCGGAAGGCATTCGCTTCTACGCCGAGTTTGCTGACAAGCTCGGCGGCGACGTGGCCGCAACCGATCATGACCATCTTGGCATGACGATCGCCGAACCGTACGGTGTGATTGGCGCAATCGCGCCATGGAATTTCCCGCTCGTGATGGCGTCGTGGAAGATCGCGCCCGCCCTGGCGGCGGGCAACGCGGTGGTGCTGAAGCCGTCCGAGATGACGCCGTTCTCGGTGTTGCGGCTCGCCGAACTGGCCGTGCAGGCGGGCGTGCCGGCAGGCATCTTCAACGTAGTCCAAGGCGACGGCCGGGTCACCGGCGACGAGCTGGTGCGCCATCCGAAGATCAGCAAGGTCACCTTCACCGGCTCGACGCGCACGGGAGCCGCGATCATGGCCGCCTGCGCCCATAGCGGCACCAAGCCGGTCACGCTGGAACTGGGCGGCAAGAGCCCGCAAATCGTGTTCGCCGATGCCCCGCGACTGGACGACGTGGCACGCCGGATCGCCGGCGCCATCACCGGCAATGCCGGCCAGGTATGTATCGCGGGCTCGCGACTACTGGTCGAGCGAAGCCTGGCGGAGCCGCTCGCCGAACGCATCGGCAAAGTCTTCGCTGAGTTGAAACCCGGCGCGACATGGGCCGCCGGCACCACGTTGTCGCCGATCATCTCCGCGCCACAGGTGGCGCGCATTGAAGGGATCGTCGGACGCACGCTGGAGGCGGGCGCGACGCTGCGCTATGGCGGGGTGCGGGCCGACGGCGGGGCAGCTAGTGCGGCGGGCGGCGCGTTCTATACACCGACGCTGCTCACGGACGTGACGGCCCACTCCGAAGCCGTGCGCGAAGAAGTCTTCGGCCCCGTGCTTACGTTGCAGACCTTCGACACCGAAGAAGAAGCGCTCGCGCTCGCCCAGCACCCCGAGTACGGGCTCGCCGCCGGCGTGCACACGGCCGACCTTGGCCGCGCGCTGCGCCTGGTGCGCGGCCTCGAAGCGGGGACGGTGTGGGTCAACCGCTACGGCCGCAGTTCCGACTTCATGATCCCCACGGGCGGCTACAAGCGCTCAGGCATCGGCAAGGACCTCGGCCGCCAGGCCTACGAGGCAAACCTGCGCTTCAAAAGTGTGTTGATCGACCTGCGGGCCTGA
- a CDS encoding glyoxylate/hydroxypyruvate reductase A: MAFLYKADPARGAQWAKRFAQKAPDLPFHIWPDLGDPAAIRYLAAWQPPEDPTRTFPNLEVVFSVGAGIDQFDLSSVPAHVPVVRMIEPGIVEGMVEYVTQAALTIHRDLFDYGLQQQQQDWRELPLKPASERRIGVLGLGVLGTAVLEKLRLFGFACAGWSRSPREIEGVDCYAGEGALDQFLARTDILICLLPLTPATRGLLNAELFAKLPRGASLIQTGRGPHLNQQDLLAALDSGQLHNAILDVTDPEPLPAGHPLWTHPRVRITPHIASATRPESAVDVVLENLRRHREGLPMLGQVDRTQGY; this comes from the coding sequence ATGGCCTTTCTTTATAAAGCCGACCCGGCGCGCGGCGCGCAATGGGCGAAACGCTTCGCGCAGAAAGCACCCGACCTGCCTTTCCACATCTGGCCCGATCTCGGCGACCCGGCCGCGATCCGCTACCTCGCCGCCTGGCAACCGCCCGAAGATCCCACCCGCACCTTCCCCAACCTCGAAGTCGTGTTCTCCGTCGGTGCGGGCATCGATCAGTTCGATCTGTCGAGCGTCCCGGCGCATGTGCCGGTGGTGCGGATGATCGAACCGGGCATTGTTGAAGGCATGGTCGAGTACGTCACGCAAGCCGCGCTGACAATTCATCGCGATCTGTTCGACTATGGGCTTCAGCAACAGCAGCAGGACTGGCGTGAACTGCCGCTCAAGCCGGCCAGCGAACGGCGCATTGGCGTGCTGGGGCTCGGCGTGCTGGGCACCGCGGTGCTGGAGAAGCTGCGGCTATTCGGCTTCGCCTGCGCGGGCTGGAGCCGTTCGCCGCGTGAAATCGAGGGCGTCGATTGCTATGCAGGCGAAGGCGCCCTGGATCAGTTTCTCGCTCGCACCGACATTCTGATCTGCCTGTTGCCACTCACGCCCGCCACACGCGGCCTGCTCAATGCTGAGTTATTCGCCAAGCTGCCGCGCGGCGCGTCGCTGATTCAAACAGGGCGCGGTCCGCATCTGAATCAGCAAGACCTGCTCGCGGCGCTGGACAGCGGCCAGTTGCACAACGCGATTCTCGACGTCACCGATCCCGAGCCGCTGCCCGCCGGTCATCCGTTGTGGACGCATCCACGTGTGCGCATCACGCCCCATATCGCCAGCGCAACGCGGCCCGAGAGCGCTGTCGACGTGGTGCTCGAGAATCTGCGCCGCCATCGCGAAGGCCTGCCGATGCTCGGTCAGGTTGACCGGACCCAGGGATATTGA